The sequence CATAAAGCAATGGAATTCAGAGACGGAGGCTTGTATATGAAACGAATATTAGTGATAGAAGATGACGAAATGCTGAATGCGGGACTTTGCTATAATCTTCAGATGGAAGGTTTTGAGGCGGCTCCGGCATTTGGAGCAAAGACGGCAAAAAAATTATGGAAAGAAAAATCATTTGACTTGATTTTGCTTGATGGCAATCTTCCGGACGGAGACGGATTTGCAGTCAGCAGAGAAATTCGAAAAGAAAGTAAAGTGCCAATTGTGTTTCTGACAGCGCGGGATATGGATGAAGATATGATTGAGGGCTTTGAAAACGGGGCGGATGATTACATTACAAAACCATTTAATATCAAAATTGTCATACAGCGGATTAAAGCAATCTTGAGAAGGTGTGAGGGCGATGACACGGTGGAGAAAGTGTTGCAGTGTGGAAATCTGGCAGTTGATTTTGAGAGCCACACGGTAAAAAAGCACGGAAAGCTTCTGACATTGACGCCCACAGAGTTTAAATTGCTGCACCGTTTCTGCCTGAATCCGGGACAGGTGTTGACAAGGCAGATTTTGTTAGAAAAGCTGTGGGATCAGGATGGTAATTTTGTGGATGAACATACATTGACGATCAATATCAGCAGGCTTCGTGCCAAAATTGCAGATGAAGAATATGCATATATTAAGACCATTTACGGGGTTGGATATAAATGGATAGGAGAAAGCCATGAGTAGAAGTGAATGGGTGACTATTGTGACAGCAATTGTTGTAGTTGTTATCATATCTGCCGGTCTATGGTTTTATTTCCGGCAGCGGTTTGTCAGAATGGCGGAAAAAGTGGAAGATGCCATTGATGCGATTATCGATGGGAGAGAACTCAAAACAGAAGAACTGAATAAGGATACCTTATTTTCGAAAATCCAGTTGAAGCTTGAGCAGTTATCCGAGGTGACAAAGTCTGCAGAGGAAAAGAATGTGAAGCAGAAAGAGGAGATACAAAAAATGGTATCAGATATCTCCCATCAGTTGAAGACGCCGATTGCCAATATCACGATGTACAATGACACGATTTTGAATCATGACCTTCCAGCAAAACAACAGTACCGGTTTCTGAAAATAATGCAAAAGCAAGTGGAAAAGCTGGATTTTCTTGTGCGCTCACTGATGAAAATGTCTCGTTTGGAGAACAGCATGATCAAGCTGAAAAAAGAGGAGAACAGTCTCTTTGATATGGTTGTGGAGGTTGTGGAGAATCTGTCGATTCCGATGGAAAAGAAGAAACTGGACCTTCAGATTGACTGTCCGAAAAACTTACGGATATGCTATGATCGGAAGTGGACAGCGGAGGCATTATTCAATGTAATGGACAATGCAGTCAAGTATACACCGGAATATGGAAAGATTCGGGTTGAGGCAGAGGTACTTGGAATGTTTGTACGTCTTTCAGTGAGTGACACCGGAATCGGAATTGCCCCGGAACATATGAATGATGTGTTTCAGCGGTTTTTCAGAGAGGAAAAGGTACACAATGAAAAAGGTGTCGGAATCGGTTTGTATTTGGCAAGAGAGATTATAACAAAGCAGGGCGGCTATATGAAAGTAGTGTCAAAGGAAGATGCAGGGAGTACATTTTTCATCTATCTGCCAAATGAGCAGGAAGAATTGTCTCAAAATTGAAATGATTCATCGGGCGTTTGAGATATTATTGAAATAATCAGATGCTAAGATAAAGACAGAATCAAGAAAAGGAGAGATGATGATGGCTGTTTTACAGACGATAGATTTAAAAAAATATTATGGGGAAGGAGAGAATCAGATCAAGGCATTGGATGGCATCTGTTTAGAGATAGAAGAGGGGAAATTCACTGCGATTGTCGGAACTTCTGGAAGCGGAAAATCTACACTTTTACATATGCTCGGAGGACTGGATACACCAACATACGGAAGAGTGATTGTGGGCGGAAAGGATATTTCTAAGATGAAACCGGATGAGCTTACGATTTTCAGAAGAAGAAGGATTGGATTTGTATTTCAGAATTATAATTTGGTGCCGATCTTGAATGTGTATGAAAATATCATTCTGCCAATTGAACTTGACGGGAACAGACCGGATAAAGGATATATTGACAACATTATTACATTGTTGGGGCTGGAGAAAAAGTTGACCAGCATGCCGAATAATCTGTCGGGTGGACAGCAGCAAAGAGTTGCGATTGCAAGAGCCCTTGCGACTAAACCTGCGATTATTCTTGCCGACGTAAACTGAACCCCATGTGCTTACTGTACATAGCGTATATACAGTAGGATTGCATGACAATATAGGTACATGATACACAAGTAATGAGAAAAAATGTGTATGCAGTAGGAAGAAAGTATTGATATCTGGTATGAGGAAAGACATCCTTGTAGCAGGTTTTTTATTGTCAATAATAGACAGGTTTACAAGTAATATTTTGTTGGTATGTGTGAATAGCTTTTTGTTGGAGGATAGGGTAGTGTTGTAGTCGAAAAGGAAAGGAGAAATGTAAAATGAGTAAAGAACTTACAACAGAACAGAAGCTTATGCAGGCAACACAGTATGGACTATTGATTTATGCAGGACAACGGAAAATCCATGATGAGGATGAACGATTAAAGCTGGAAAAGATTGCAAACGAAATAGGAGAGTATTGGGGACTGGAAGAACCTGTAGCAGGTTATCCGGAACTTTTTGAGGAGATTACACTCCAGGGGCTTTGCAGATATGCTAGCGAAATGCAATATACGCATGGAGAAACAGAGCGGGAACGAATCAAAGAAGTATTGGATTTGGTGTATGAGATGAAGAAGCATTGGTCTGAATAAAGGCAACCGAATTAGACAGGAAGGGAGAAACCTCAAGGATTACTTTAGAACGTTAAGAAAGTGAAAGAACCATGGAATAATTTCAAAAGTTAAAAAGCAAATTAAAGAAAAGCCACAGCCTCATACAATGGAAGCTATGACTTTTCTTCTTTTCCCTCGATGAGATACTCATAGGAAACATGAAAGATCTCAGTAAGCGCTTTTAATTCTACATCTGTGACATAACGCTTATTGGTCTCAATTCTAGTAATCACATTTTTATCCATATCATACCCATTCAGCTGAAGCTGGTAGGCTAAGAGGCGCTGTGACATATTATGCTGGCGGCGGAGTTCAATGAGCCTTTGGCTGATCAGATTTTTCTCCCCGGTGGATGTTTTCGGTTTTGGCATATCTCTAATCCCTTCTGCAAATAGTGTTGACAGGTTCGTCTCACTTTTTGCACTTTTTCTGTTGATTTTACACGGGATTAGGAATACAATCGGTTGTAAAAGTGAGACAAAAAATATACCAAGATAGAATGATTGGGTTGGTTTGAGAAAAACGGAGAGAATAAGAAAGAGCGATATAACAAGAGAAATTTAAGAAGTGGCTACTTTTCCGGTTTAGAGAAGCTCGGAAAAGAATACGTTGATATCGGTGTGGAAGATTTTAGCAAGGGCAACAAGTTCCGATACCTTGATGTTCATACGGTTGGTTTCCAGCTTGGCATAAGTGCTTTTGGACATAGAACACACAGACTTATGGTTTTCTTTCGGGATATCATATGAATAAAAAGTACTGGATTACAATGTTGTTGGATGGAAGGGTGAGCGAAGCAAAGATATTGGATTTTTTGGATCTGAGTTATGATTTGATAGATCAGAAGAAAGATTGATTTGTAAATAAATTTGAATGGTGTGCAGGGGATGAGAAAATATGAAAGCAATAAATATATATATTCAAGAATACAAGAGAATATGGCCACTGAATTTGAAAATATTTTCTCACAAAGATCAAAAAAGTTAAATGTAAAAGTATAGGAGTTTCTTGCGATAAAAACTCTTGTTGACTTGTTGCTGGATATAAATATAGAAATAAAGCATTTTGAGAATATTTTTGCTTCCTTTACGATAGAACAGATTGGAAAAGAAACAGAGTAGATACCTTACTCATGAGGGAATATCTCTGTGGTTGGAGACAGGAACTATAGAGGCAGGTGGAAAACAGGCAGAGCTTACAAAAAATGAATTGCGGATCATGTATTATCTTTTTGAGCATGACGGAGTCATCTGTACAAGGGCAGATTTGATTGAATACTTATGGGATAATCGGCTCTACTCAGATACATCTTACCACAATGAGGAATTAAAGTCACTAACCCGTTATCGTTTTGATAAGGTCAAAGAACGGGCAAAATTGAAAAGTTCTGTTTCAAGACTTGTCTGTATTCTTTTCCCGGAGCTGGAAAGACTTGTTCCTACGCTTCATATGGCATCCGTCTATGCTTTGCTTTGTGGATTTCCAAGTGCAGATGCTGTTGCAAATGCACATCTCACAAGGCTTTCCAACCTACTCTTTGATAGTTCGAAAGGCAGATATGGAAAAGATACTGCTGTCATGTTTCGTGACGCTGCAAGAGGTTCTATCGGTTCTCATATGCCTGCCAAGTCTTTGAAACTAAAGCACACCATAAAACTTATTCGGGAATTAGCGATTGAGATTGACGAGATTGAAGCAGCCATCAAACGAATCATGGATGAAGAAATCCAATCGCCAATCTTTACCATTCCCGGTATCAGTTACCGGATGGGCGCAATGATCATCGCTGAGATTGGGGATTTCTCTCGTTTTATTCCGCAGATAAGATATTCGCATATGCAGGAATGTCTCCCTCCACTTATCAATCCGGACAGTTAGACAACTGTTATTCCCATATGGAGAAACGAGGTTCCAGATACTTCCGGTATGCCCTTTACAATGCCACAAAATATGTCTGTCACGGGGATAAATCTTTTGGTGCATATCTTGAAAAGAAACGATCGGAAGGCAAGCATTATAATGTTGCCATATCCCATGCCGCTAAGAAGCTTGTGCGATTGATTTTTGCAATGGAGAAATCAGGAAAAGCATATCTGCCAACTGCTTAATTTTTTTCTGTAAATATCTCCTTTTAGAGCACCTATAAAGATGCTCTTGTTGTCATACAGTTTTCAAGGTTCAAATATATCTGAAATGCATTTCTGCAATTCATTCAAAAAACTTTCATTTTAGACTTGACTTTTAATAGTTAGTCTTTCTATACTCATTTTCACTTCAAATGTCGTTCCGCCCTGCTCATTTCCATGAACCTCAATCTCCCCGTCATGCACCTGCACGATCTCGCGTACCATTGCAAGTCCAAGACCTACACCGCCAATTTTTCGGCTTCTTGACTTATCCACCCGGAAGAATGGTTCAAAGATCCGCTCTCGGAATGTCTCATCGATTCCATTTCCTGTATCTGCAATCGTCAGAACAACTTCTTTCCTCTTTCGTTCTGCCGATACCGTAACTTTTCCATCTGTATGGTTGTATTTAATCGCATTTTCAACAAGGTTATAAAGCATCCGATAGATCAGTATATCACTTCCTGTCAGCATCAGACCCTCGCCTGCATTCTCTTCTTTTTCATCTACTGTACTCTGCGATTTCTGTATCAGTGTAACACCTTTTTCCTGTGCCAACGGTTCCAGATCTGCCAGCACTTCCTCGATTAGTCCACAAAGTTCGATCTTGTCATTGCGCGCTACTGTCTGTAACTCACTCATATCCAGAAGTGTTCTGACCAACTTGCTGAGACGCTCGTTCTGCTCTGTCACCATCTGGATCGTCTCTTGCGCCGCTTCCCCATTCTCCGGATTTTCTGACGCATGATAGAGGTCCAGTTGTGCTTGAATTAATGCCAAAGGAGTCCGCAGCTCATGTGCTGCATTCCCGGTAAACTGGCGCTGTGTCTCGAACGATTCCGACAGTCGCAAAAGCATCTTATTATAAGACGTACGAAGTATGTCCAGCTCTGCAATCTTATTCTCTTCGATCGTATAATCCGTCAGGTTCTGTGCCTGTACTTTTTCAACTGTCTCAGAAAACTCTCTGAGCGGTTTTAATGCACGGCCACTAATAAAATATGTCACCGCTCCACCAAGTAACGCTACAACACCTGTGATCAGTAGACTTCTGTTTCTATAATCGGATTTCGAATTATACACCTCCGTAGCAAATTGTGATGCAAAATTGTCCCACTCATTATCCGGAATCTCAATGTATAGTGCTTCCGGTGTTTTTCCCTGATCTGTAACTGTTTCCTGAAGTGTATCGATATAATAGACTCCATTCTTATATAAGAAAAATGTAAGGCATCCGCACAATACTGTGATCAACACTGTAGTAAGGATTGTCAGTCTCCACTGGAGTGATAATTTTCTCATGCTTTGCTATCTCCTCCTATCTTATAACCCTCGCCAATCCTATTTACAATCGGATCATAGCCAAGTCCCGCCTTGAGTTTTCTCCTCAGAGAAGACATATGCACACGAATAGAGCCGCTAAAACTATTCACAGAAGAATCCCAAACATGCTCAATCAACTCTTCCTGGCTGACCGGCCGGCCCTGATTCAGAAGAAGATACTCTAGAATCCCATTTTCTTTTCTCGTCAACGCAACCGGATTCTCTTCTGCATACGCCACTCGTTCTCTTATATCAAACCGAATGCCGTTGCATTCCAGGCAGACATTTTTCTGTATGAATTTTCGTCTCGTCAGACTTCTCACGCGTGCCTCGAGTTCCTGCAAATGAAATGGTTTTTCCATATAATCATTCGCACCTGCATCCAACCCTTCAATTTTATCTGCAATCTGACTTCTCGCAGACAAGATCAATACCTTTGTCTCTTCATCTTCTTTACGAAG comes from Coprococcus phoceensis and encodes:
- a CDS encoding response regulator transcription factor — its product is MKRILVIEDDEMLNAGLCYNLQMEGFEAAPAFGAKTAKKLWKEKSFDLILLDGNLPDGDGFAVSREIRKESKVPIVFLTARDMDEDMIEGFENGADDYITKPFNIKIVIQRIKAILRRCEGDDTVEKVLQCGNLAVDFESHTVKKHGKLLTLTPTEFKLLHRFCLNPGQVLTRQILLEKLWDQDGNFVDEHTLTINISRLRAKIADEEYAYIKTIYGVGYKWIGESHE
- a CDS encoding sensor histidine kinase, with the protein product MSRSEWVTIVTAIVVVVIISAGLWFYFRQRFVRMAEKVEDAIDAIIDGRELKTEELNKDTLFSKIQLKLEQLSEVTKSAEEKNVKQKEEIQKMVSDISHQLKTPIANITMYNDTILNHDLPAKQQYRFLKIMQKQVEKLDFLVRSLMKMSRLENSMIKLKKEENSLFDMVVEVVENLSIPMEKKKLDLQIDCPKNLRICYDRKWTAEALFNVMDNAVKYTPEYGKIRVEAEVLGMFVRLSVSDTGIGIAPEHMNDVFQRFFREEKVHNEKGVGIGLYLAREIITKQGGYMKVVSKEDAGSTFFIYLPNEQEELSQN
- a CDS encoding helix-turn-helix domain-containing protein; translation: MPKPKTSTGEKNLISQRLIELRRQHNMSQRLLAYQLQLNGYDMDKNVITRIETNKRYVTDVELKALTEIFHVSYEYLIEGKEEKS
- a CDS encoding sensor histidine kinase — translated: MRKLSLQWRLTILTTVLITVLCGCLTFFLYKNGVYYIDTLQETVTDQGKTPEALYIEIPDNEWDNFASQFATEVYNSKSDYRNRSLLITGVVALLGGAVTYFISGRALKPLREFSETVEKVQAQNLTDYTIEENKIAELDILRTSYNKMLLRLSESFETQRQFTGNAAHELRTPLALIQAQLDLYHASENPENGEAAQETIQMVTEQNERLSKLVRTLLDMSELQTVARNDKIELCGLIEEVLADLEPLAQEKGVTLIQKSQSTVDEKEENAGEGLMLTGSDILIYRMLYNLVENAIKYNHTDGKVTVSAERKRKEVVLTIADTGNGIDETFRERIFEPFFRVDKSRSRKIGGVGLGLAMVREIVQVHDGEIEVHGNEQGGTTFEVKMSIERLTIKSQV
- a CDS encoding response regulator transcription factor, with product MLALYNRRCKISVKKMEKNKVRLLVVEDEKKLCDMIAKSLHQSGYEVDVCNDGEEALDMIYAEMYDLIVLDLNLPGVDGMEILRELRKEDEETKVLILSARSQIADKIEGLDAGANDYMEKPFHLQELEARVRSLTRRKFIQKNVCLECNGIRFDIRERVAYAEENPVALTRKENGILEYLLLNQGRPVSQEELIEHVWDSSVNSFSGSIRVHMSSLRRKLKAGLGYDPIVNRIGEGYKIGGDSKA